A stretch of the Uranotaenia lowii strain MFRU-FL chromosome 3, ASM2978415v1, whole genome shotgun sequence genome encodes the following:
- the LOC129756428 gene encoding transcription factor grauzone-like — translation MDEQVEFLRDSACAVCLEERSDLKEVLFEESLEAISNGSILVKHLWFQPEDLQQKQVCDQCWDQVSRFHEFYDTVETTHKDVFQNLDSNVEYEIKIVSSVPPVVYDEKLGSVLSDESDRTVVTHENYELWETDVAEIFENDRDNETEEDEEDYQRVSIETSEILSSDNDEAEVEKILARVKEIPQHESQAVIDEENRLISEHCQMVCELCKVNCSTFQKLEKHFRQSHKIGEAYVICCDRKFNHHDDLLEHAVCELNSQALQNESADQTKQSAATDSQPEDYQTNTAPEGQKERVARSKKSFTNDRNLKQQTKLKQSSKEKNHCEVCGKSFSSKSLLTRHQKEHEKSPQETRLQCTICGKWMKNAGSLRKHKRRHEGEGGEHKCQLCDKVAPNALALQSHIAFVHRKEKVHQCSLCPKSFKRQFTLLEHMTTHTGDVLYSCPHCSKTFNSSANMHAHKKKVHPQEWEESFRERTLPFLGKDRV, via the exons ATGGACGAGCAGGTGGAGTTCCTCAGGGACAGTGCGTGTGCCGTTTGCCTCGAGGAGCGGTCGGATTTAAAGGAGGTTTTGTTCGAGGAAAGTTTGGAAGCCATTTCAAATGGGTCGATTTTGGTGAAGCATCTCTGGTTTCAG CCGGAAGATTTACAACAAAAGCAAGTTTGCGACCAATGTTGGGATCAAGTTTCcagatttcatgaattttacGACACGGTTGAAACAACGCACAAGGATGTTTTCCAAAACTTGGATTCGAATGTGgaatatgaaatcaaaattg TGTCATCTGTCCCTCCTGTTGTTTATGACGAAAAACTTGGAAGCGTTTTGAGTGATGAATCCGATCGTACCGTTGTTACTCATGAAAACTATGAACTTTGGGAAACTGATGTTGCagagatttttgaaaatgaccGTGATAACGAGACAGAAGAGGACGAGGAAGATTATCAGAGGGTATCAATAGAAACATCCGAAATACTATCGTCCGACAATGATGAAGcagaagttgaaaaaatattggctCGGGTGAAGGAAATTCCTCAGCATGAATCCCAGGCGGTGATTGATGAAGAAAATCGCCTTATTTCCGAGCATTGCCAAATGGTTTGTGAGCTGTGCAAGGTAAACtgttcaacttttcaaaaactagaGAAACATTTTCGTCAAAGTCACAAAATAGGGGAGGCATATGTTATTTGCTGCGATCGTAAGTTTAATCATCATGACGATTTATTAGAACATGCCGTTTGTGAGTTGAACTCGCAAGCATTGCAAAATGAATCGGCAGATCAAACAAAGCAGTCAGCAGCGACAGATTCTCAGCCTGAAGATTATCAGACAAATACCGCGCCTGAGGGACAAAAAGAACGTGTCGCCAGGAGTAAAAAGTC gtTTACAAACGATAGAAATCTTAAACAACAGACAAAACTAAAACAGTCttcgaaggaaaaaaatcactgtGAAGTTTGCGGAAAATCCTTCAGTAGCAAATCTTTGTTAACTAGACATCAAAAGGAGCATGAGAAATCTCCCCAAGAAACTCGACTACAGTGCACAATCTGTGGCAAATG GATGAAAAACGCCGGCAGTCTGCGCAAACACAAACGGCGACACGAGGGCGAAGGTGGCGAACACAAGTGTCAGCTGTGTGATAAGGTGGCACCGAACGCACTGGCCCTGCAGAGTCATATTGCGTTCGTACATCGGAAGGAAAAAGTTCACCAGTGTTCACTGTGTCCGAAATCCTTCAAGCGGCAGTTCACTTTACTA gaaCACATGACAACCCACACCGGTGATGTGCTGTACAGTTGTCCACACTGTTCGAAAACGTTCAATTCGTCGGCCAACATGCATGCTCATAAGAAGAAAGTTCATCCCCAGGAGTGGGAGGAAAGTTTTCGGGAACGAACGTTGCCATTCCTGGGGAAAGACAGGGTTTAA